The window TTTCCCCCCATTCAGGTACTAGCACCCCTTGAATTTCACCGATTCTGTGGACCCGGGGTTAAAAATCTCTACGATAATCTCTCTTATGAGGCGACACAGTTTTTGCCAGGGAATCTGAGAGAATCTGCCTCTATTCCAGAGAATTTGAGGAGTCGTGGGGTTACAGAGGTGAGCAGGCCAGTGTTAAGTTTAAGAGATCCAAAGTAGTGATGGGGCCCCAGGGAAGAGTCTCTCGACGGCGGGGGCCGTGGGGAGGCGGGACACAGAGCTCCAGCCGCTGGGACACAGGCGCGGTCGGGAGTGGTTCCGGGCGAGATCTCGACCCGCTATCCCGGAGTGAGGGCGGATCGCGAATGACGCTGCGGCCCCTCCAAcgtcccaggaggaggagggcctGAGTCCATGGAgctgggcagggcccaggcaggcCGTGGGGGCCACACCTGCGGCCCGGTGATGATGAGCACCGAGCCCAAACCCTGGTCGCTAGCTAAGTAGCTTAGTACCTCTGAGTCGCAGATGCCTCACTGTCAGAAAGGGCTAATCACAGGCAGgccctacctcacagggctggaAGGAGGATTAGATGAATTAATATAGGTCGCCTGGGATGCTAACTGGCATTCGGGAAGAACTAAATAATCATCGGCTACGACTAATCACAGAACAGGACCCCAGTGCCCGGGGAGGCCGGACGCCGCGGGCCGGAAACCCCACCTCGTTCTCGAGGAAGCTAGGGTCCGGCTGCTCTGTCCCCCAGGATGGGGCCCCGGGTACCCGAGCCCTCGACACTCACCTAAAGACGCCCCTGAAGCAGCTTGCTGCTCAATGTGACCCTCAGCAAAGACGCCAGCGTCGGACCGGAAGCGGAATTCGGACCGGCCGGAAGCGGGGCGAGCCGGAGTGCAGGGGAGTCTTACGTGCGGCTAGAGCGCCCACAGGGAGGCGGGCCCCGATGCCACTTAGGCCACGCCCATCCGTGCGAACTACGGCCTCCTATTGGGCAGGATGCCTGTTCATCATCACTCCTGGCCCAATCGTGAGCTTGAGTGGCACTTTGAAGGGCTCCGACCTAGGGCTTGACTTGAGACACAGCCGGGTTATAGATTCTCGTCGCTTACCTGTCTTTACCTGGAGACAGGAGTTCTGGGTCCTGGGGCTGGCTGGAGAGTGGGCCTGGGGAAAAGAGCCAAGCGGAAGTGTTCTGTTCATGCAGAACCTATTTATTGAacgcttactctgtgccaggtacttcTGTTCGGGTTGGGGATGCATCTCTGAACCAAACACAAAAATCGCTACCCTCATTATGATTATTACGGGGTCAATTCTTAGGGAACTGAAAATGAACCAGTCTTTCTCTCAGGATCATTTGTCCCGTTATGAGGAGTGCCAGACTCCACTTCCTGCTCATTACcatctttccttaaacctcagaAGACACAAATAAGCAAAGATTTGAGTGGCTGAGGGCTCAGAAATGAAAGTCCTTCATCACAGAGAGGAGGGGTTAAGAGTTAGCTTGAGCCTGTTAAGGGCCTGGCTGAAATTGGTCCATCTCGGAAAATGGCAACTCTATTCTTCTGGTCACAGAGTTTTCCTTGactcctgtctttctctcacatcccatAGCTGATCTATCAAGAAATCCTGTTGGTTCTGCCTTAAAATATATATCCAGAATCTTCTGCCACATCTGGTTCAAGCCACCAGCACCTCCAGCCTGGACTGAGGAGCCCACTCCCTGGCCTCCTAGCTTCCTTGCTGCCCTCCACAAGCAGTCCACTCAGCCAGAGGGACCCTGTTAACACCTCAGTCAGATTGTTTGCCTTCCTTGGCCTAGAACCCTCCCCTGGTTTCTGGGCTGAGTCTTTTAGTCTAAAGTCAAAGTCCTTACAAATGACCTACACAGTTTGGCCCCTTCATACCCTCATCTCTTACCCCTCTTCTTACTCCcactgctccagccacactggcctcctcacaGTTCCTTAAACACGCAGGCTGACTgccccctcagggcctttgcacttgctgtctgCTTgacctggaatgctcttcttgccactgcctccctccctcacctccttcaggtctttgctcagatATCATCTTCTTGGTGAGTCTTTCTCAggccaaatatttaaaattgccaTCTTGTCAGTCTCTATCTCCTTTCCCTAGTTTACTTTTCCGTAGCACTTATTTCTCATATACTATATCCTTCCTtttattgtatttccttttttttttgtctccctcAATAAAATAGAAGATCGTAAAGGaggaatttttgtctgtcttatttgCCATTGGATGTCCAGCACCTAGAACTGTGCCCAGAACATAGGAGATgcactataaatatttgttgaatgagtgaatttctTCTGTGAATAAAAGGCCTTCTGAGGACTGGAAGAGGGAGCTGTGGAGGAGACCTTTCATCCCTCCTCTCTGTCTGGCCTCCACAGCTTCCCACATACTATGTTGGGTGCAGTGTTCAGGCTTAACCAGGTCAGGGGCCTCTTACACATTCCATGTTTGTTAGTATTGTAATTGTTTGTGGAACTGCCTGTTTCTATGCCTGCAGTTGACCCCCTTCAATGAGATCTTCCTGAAGCCCAAATCTTTCCCCTGCTTAACCCCTCCATGGCTCCCCTGTGCCCTTGGAACAAAGTCCAGGCTCCTTACCATGGTGCACAGATCCTTCGTGACCTAATCCATGGTCCCCTTTCCCACCACACTGATATTTTAGTTTACTGAACAGTGCTGTCAGatccacctccaggcctttgctcatgctgtttcttctgcctggaatattctttgCCTACCTGACTTCTCACATCATCTGTttactcctccaggaagccttccctgactgcatCTGCCCGGGACTAGGCCAGGTCCTTTCTTTTGAGCCCCCTCAACTGCCCGGAGTTTCCCTATCCCAGCCCTGACCACTCCGGGCTGTCCTTGTCTAGTGATGGGTCTGTCTcctcactggactgtgagcttcctgagggcagggtccAGAGTTTTCTTGTCACTGCTGAATCCCCAGCATCGCCCACAGGAGGCCCACTCAGTAGCCTCTCTTTAGGGGTTCAGTGGTTCCCAGAATGGGGTAGGCTGTCCTGAGTTCTCTGTACTCCAGCTTGGAGTGGGGAAACAGAGTAAGTGGTTTTGGGGGGCAAGCACTAGGTCTAATTCTGTGATGGTCCCTATCACTGGGAGGGCACATAGGAAGCGCTTTTTGGAGCCTGCGTTCTCTCTTCAACGGGGTCACAGTAGGTAAACTCGCAAGTTAGTGATTGGGTGTGATTCCTTTACAAGCCCCAGCACAATGCAGGTACACAGTAGGCCCTACGGGGACTGAGTTTGATTCCTTTACATGTCCCATTACACAGCGAGCACACAGTAGGTCCCCTAAGGGTCTGGGTTTGTCTTGGTCACGAGGCATCGTGGGATCACACAGGCAGAGGGATGTGCGTGTGATGGTGCACACTTAGGATTCCTAACAGGTCTAGTCAGTATCAGTGGGAAGGATGCAGACAGCATGCCAGACGAGGTTTGACGGGATATTTTTATTGGGTCGCTGCTCCCTGTCCGGACCCAGGGCAGTCGAGATAAGCTAGGCCGGGCACGCGGCCCCCGAAGCGGTACGTGTACTTGCGCCCACCGCTCTTGCGCACGATGTCGCGGCGGTAGTAGTAGCGCAGGCCTCGGCTCAGCTTCTCGTAATTCATGCCCGGCTTCCTCTTGCGTTCGCCCCACAGCCGCGCCACCTAAGGCGGAGGGCAGGCTAAGTccgagagggagggagggcggggctTGGCAgtggaggggcggggcgggggacaGGGTTCAGGTTTGGTCTGGAGACCGGTTAGGCCCGGCCGATCCAGGTTGAgatgagggaggggctggggacccGGCCAGGTTGAACAAGAGGAGACTGGGGTCGAACTTGGCGGGTTTGGGAAGCTGCCCCACCTCTTTGGGGTCGCACAGCTGGAACTCGCGGCTGTTGCCCGTCCAGCGGATGCAGCTGCTGCGCGCCGCGTCTTGGAGCAGCTCCAGGAGGAACTGCCACAGCTGAATGGGACCTAGAGGGTGGAGGCAGATGAACACTCAGGCTTCCTGGCCCCAGACCATGTCGCTTCGATGATTCCGGGCTCCCTCACCTCGAAGGTCCAAGGATCCACGTCTTCCCAACCCAGGACCCAGGAGGCCGCATCCCCTCCTCCTCGGGGACTAACGAATCCAGATCCCTCCATATAAGGGACTCAGGAGTTGGCCTCGGGGCCCCAGGCATCCGGGGGCGCATCTCGGAGATTTAGGAGTTTGGCTGCCCCATCTCGGAGACACAGGCATCCAGACCctcatctctttcctctcatCTAATCCAGGGGCCTAGGTCCTCGTCCCTTGCTCCCTAGAAGACTACCCgagtcttagttctctcctcaCTCAGGACTCAGTTGCGAGGGCCACCGCCCCCTCCTCTCTGGAGAGATTAGGCATCTaagccccgcccctccccgccggTTCCCCGGGTCCGGCCCCTGAGGCTCCCAGGCCCCGCCTCACTAGACTGCGGCCTCCCTCCCTCGGGACCGCCACGCGGACCTCTCACCTCGGTGGTTGGTTTTGGGGTAACGAGCTGAAGTTGCGCGGTCCGACTGCTGGCTGGGTTCGGAGGGAGCGGTGAGATCTGGACTCCGGTACCCCTTCGAGGCGGTGGTGCAGTCCGCGTGCAGCCCCAAGTCCCAGGAGGCGGGGTGGTCCGAGCCCGCAGGCCCGCCCCACGCAGTGGTGTAGTCGGCGCGCGGCTCCCCGCCGGGGCCCTGGCCCCAGTAGGCGGCGCCGTCGGGGCCCGTAGGACAGTCCCAGCTGGCCGAGTCGGCGGCCTGGGCGCGCCACCACGAGCCGGCCCCGCCGGCGGAGGTAGTGCAGGTCTGGCCTGCTGCCCCTTCCAAACCGGCGAAGGGGGCGGGGCCCAGGTCGGCAGGGACGTGGCCCAGGTCCTGGGGGACGCGGCTCCAAGGGTCCGAGCCGGTGCGCGCCAGCTCCGTCCAGTCTCCCGACCACGGAAGAGCCTGAGGGGCGTGCTCTGTGAGGAGGAACGGGCTCCAAGTGAGGGGAGCCCAGGTGTCCCGCTCCCCCGCCCCCTTGGGGGTTCTAGGAGTCTCAGCTCTCAGCTCTAGCGCCTGGGGCCCCGGGCTCCCGGATCTAGGCCATGCCACCTTGAGGACACAGGGGTCCCCCGTCCTAGCCCCGTTCCCCTTCGAAGACCGGGGAGTCTAAACCTCTAGCCACGGGGAGGACCCCAGTCCTCCTGTCCGCTCGCGTCTCCGCAAGCACTCACCCGCCCCCCATGGGGCTTCCGGGTGCGGGAGTGCGGAGCCCCAGTCCAGCTGCGGGAGCCCTGCGAGAGACAAGAACGTAGCTCAGCTTAGGGAAGGGTGTGAGCGATGCTTATAGACCCCCCTCAACTGCTCACCTAGTAGTTTTTATTTGCCCGGGACTGAGAGTTATTACCCCCAGCCCCAACTCAGTCAGACCTAGGACTCAGGATcccggccccctcctcctcctcctacctCGGGAGTTCAAGCCTGCAGCCCGGTCCCCCATTCAACCCCAGGAGTCCAGGCacgccccctgcctccctcagacCTAGGGACCCAGCCCCTCACCTTCTTCCCCAGCGCTCACGGGTCCCAGCGCACAGCCAGCTTTCCAGCGTGTGTCGGCTGTCAGCGTGGCCCCTTGGAGCGCCGGTTCAGGGAAATAGAAGCCGAGCTCAGCTCCTTCTGCAGGGAGTAAGGAAGTGAGGGTCGGGTCAGGGTCAGCGGAGGCCCCTACCTGAGCGCCCTCCCCACTCACATTGTCTCAGCCCCAGGGGCCTACCCAGCCCTGACAGCCTGTTCTCCGGGGGCACTTCCTGTGGTGGTGCTTCATCCCAGTTCCAAGAGTCCATGGATGCTCGTGGTGAACGTTCTGGGTTGGAAGGGCAAAGGGTGAACTGGTGACACTCAGGAGCCCTGAAGTCTGGGCCCCAGCCCTTGcttccctcagacccaggagtccaggctccctccttccccaggacccTGGAATCTCGGCCTCCAGTGTCCTTTTCTCTCAGACCAAGAGGAAGGAACCTcagccctctcctccctcagacccaggagtccaggtcCCTAGACACCAAGTTCCCCAGTTCATGGCTCACCTCTGGCGGGTCCCTCTGTCCCCAGCCGGGGGTCTCAGCCCCATTTCATACTATGCACCCCCTCCCCCTGGGCAGGGGGAAATTTTCCGAGACGTCAGAGCTGGGGGTCGCGGCTGGGGTCGAGTTGcaggggccggggcggggccgagCCGCGCCCCTATCCAGGGATGGCCGCCGCCTCTCGCCTCTGGGTAGCTGGGGCTGTCCTGCTGCGGGGTGGCTTGGACTTGGGCAGGAGCTTGGGGAACAGCGGACTGGGCGAGACCAGGGGTACAGAGGGGTGTTTACGGCATGATgcgggcggggctgggggctgggtggacAGGTTCTCCGCCTTGGGGGCTTGATCCTGCGACACAgggggtggtgagggaggagggtCTGGGGTCAGCTGGGCTGCGCCAGGCTTATCTGCAACAGGAAGGGGGATTTCCGGCCAGACCCCCGGTCGGTCGACGTCACAACCCGCAGGGGGACTCGGGGGGATATGGTGGGGGGGGAGGCTGACCCGGGGTCCCCGACCAGGTCGCGTTCTCCTCCTTTGGCGGTTCAGGAAGCCGGGGAAGGGCTTTGAGGAGCACGTTCTGGGGCTGCTCCTGAGGAGTGTCcattataataacaataacaccAACAATATAAACAAcagtgataataatagctaacatttactgagggctCATTGCACACCACCACCTGTGCCACGGgccttcatttaatcctcttatgaggtaggtactagtCTTACTATGAAAGGGGAAATTGAGGCggcttcctcctgcttctcttcatCTCCAGAGTCCATGCCCTTCCATGCTATAATAGTCTGGGACAAACGGGGAAATTTGAGTATGAACTGAATATGAGCTAtagaattattaattttcttagatGTGATAATGGTATTATATGAAAGATGCTCTATAAGGAAATGAACACTGAGATATTTAGGGGTGAAGTGTTATCATGTCTGTAACTTGCTTCAAATGATTCAGAACCGCCCCCCCCATGTATACATAcatcatatacatacatatatgcaatattcgggacatacttatactaaaaaattatttgttgtttatctgaagttcaaatttaagtGGCTATCTTGTTATTTCCTACATCTGACAACCCCAAACCCAGGTAGCTTGGCTTCAGAGCCTTGTACCCATCCTGCtatattaa of the Equus quagga isolate Etosha38 chromosome 13, UCLA_HA_Equagga_1.0, whole genome shotgun sequence genome contains:
- the ETV2 gene encoding ETS translocation variant 2, with translation MDSWNWDEAPPQEVPPENRLSGLEGAELGFYFPEPALQGATLTADTRWKAGSTFLSLAGLPQLDWGSALPHPEAPWGAEHAPQALPWSGDWTELARTGSDPWSRVPQDLGHVPADLGPAPFAGLEGAAGQTCTTSAGGAGSWWRAQAADSASWDCPTGPDGAAYWGQGPGGEPRADYTTAWGGPAGSDHPASWDLGLHADCTTASKGYRSPDLTAPSEPSQQSDRATSARYPKTNHRGPIQLWQFLLELLQDAARSSCIRWTGNSREFQLCDPKEVARLWGERKRKPGMNYEKLSRGLRYYYRRDIVRKSGGRKYTYRFGGRVPGLAYLDCPGSGQGAATQ